From a single Arvicanthis niloticus isolate mArvNil1 chromosome 19, mArvNil1.pat.X, whole genome shotgun sequence genomic region:
- the Mrps30 gene encoding large ribosomal subunit protein mL65 produces the protein MAAARCWKLVPRGRGLSQNAAAKVSASAIEASDLEVAATPVARYPPIVASMTADSKAARQRRVQRWQATVHATPSVDEKIRILTKMQFKKYVVHPQNPALNADRWYQSFTKTVFVSGLPPEPPLSPPSLDLAALRAAVCDCILQEHFYVRRRQPGSLLDRRQVLASFLLDQVVRTLVSLLTPLNPVLTTAALDCKRPVDFYWLRGEERILAGHRKGHIDALRYQINDKPHNQIRISKQLPEFVPLDYSIPVEIPVMKCKPDKLPLFKRQYENSIFTGSKTADPCCYGHTQFHLLPDRLNRDRLIKKNQAEQVEAVFRANAIASLFAWTGAQAMYQGFWSEADVPRPFVSQGVITDGKYFSFFCYQLNTLALTVQADQNNPRKNICWGTQSRPLFETVEDDDVKGFDDDVLLQIVHFLLNKPKEDRAQLSASQEKVLDPGP, from the exons ATGGCGGCGGCCAGGTGTTGGAAGCTGGTGCCCCGCGGCCGGGGATTGTCTCAGAATGCAGCTGCTAAGGTGTCCGCCTCGGCTATCGAGGCGAGCGACCTGGAGGTCGCGGCGACGCCCGTCGCGCGGTACCCGCCGATCGTGGCTTCCATGACCGCCGATAGCAAAGCGGCGCGGCAGCGGCGGGTGCAGCGCTGGCAGGCGACGGTGCACGCGACCCCGTCAGTGGACGAGAAGATACGCATTCTCACCAAGATGCAGTTCAAGAAGTACGTGGTGCATCCGCAGAACCCCGCCTTGAACGCCGACCGCTGGTACCAGAGCTTCACCAAGACGGTGTTTGTCTCGGGCCTGCCGCCGGAGCCACCGCTGTCCCCGCCGTCGCTCGACCTCGCGGCCCTGCGCGCCGCCGTGTGCGACTGCATCCTGCAGGAACACTTCTACGTGAGGCGCCGCCAGCCCGGGTCCCTCTTGGATCGTCGCCAGGTCCTCGCCTCCTTCCTCCTGGACCAGGTAGTGAGGACTCTGGTGAGCTTGCTCACTCCGCTCAACCCTGTCCTGACCACGGCGGCTCTCG ATTGTAAACGCCCCGTTGACTTTTACTGGTTGCGTGGCGAAGAACGCATTCTTGCTGGTCATCGAAAAGGTCATATTGATGCTTTGCGGTACCAAATAAACGATAAACCACACAATCAGATTCGAATATCTAAGCAACTCCCTGAG TTTGTGCCACTGGATTATTCCATCCCTGTAGAAATCCCTGTTATGAAATGTAAACCGGACAAGCTTCCACTGTTCAAACGGCAGTATGAAAACAGCATATTTACCG GCTCAAAAACAGCAGATCCATGCTGCTATGGCCACACCCAGTTTCATCTGCTACCTGACAGACTGAACAGGGACAGGCTGATAAAAAAAAACCAGGCTGAGCAGGTAGAAGCTGTCTTCAGAGCTAATGCCATTGCAAGTCTTTTCGCTTGGACTGGAGCGCAAGCTATGTACCAAG GGTTCTGGAGCGAAGCAGATGTTCCTCGACCTTTTGTCTCCCAGGGTGTGATCACAGACggaaaatacttttcttttttctgctacCAGTTAAACACTTTGGCACTGACTGTACAAGCTGATCAAAATAACCCACGTAAAAATATCTGTTGGGGGACACAGAGTAGGCCTCTCTTTGAGACAGTGGAAGATGATGATGTGAAGGGCTTTGATGACGATGTCCTCCTGCAGATAGTTCACTTTCTACTAAACAAACCAAAGGAAGACAGAGCACAGCTGTCGGCCAGCCAGGAGAAAGTGCTTGATCCAGGACCTTGA